Below is a window of Poecile atricapillus isolate bPoeAtr1 chromosome 2, bPoeAtr1.hap1, whole genome shotgun sequence DNA.
GTCCAACAACCtatttctgttgtgttttgAAAATGGTTTCACTGATTGAAATTAATAATAACTGGAGTAATTAACTAGAGTAAGAAGTACACTGCAGCTCTTAGAGTTAAATAGGGACAAgattggatggagctctgagcaacctgatctagtggaaggtgtccctgtccatggcagaggggttgaaATAGATGAtctgtaaggtcccttccaaccctaaaaATTCTATGATGGTGTGATTCGATGAAATGTATTTCAGGAGTCCCACTCTTACCTTTCTTCTATAAGGCCACAGAATTCCATGTGGTCTAAAATTTTCTGGAATGTTTGACCAGAATAGCTGCATTTTGACAATGACCAACATATGTTGGGCCTAATGAGGTCTTTGGAGGTTGGCGGGGGGAAGTGGAAATCTTTTACAACTACTGCTTTTGGTGGTGAAATTGTACTTGGTCCTGTAAAGGAATTTTGCCAATTTTTCTGTCAAATGACAGGAGTTATTTTGTTACTCTATTGGTTTGCTTCCACAAATACAGAAATGATACTTCTTTAGATGCATTATTCAGCatagtaaaggaaaaaaaaccaaaaccattgggatttttttctctcttgaaaAAGCTTAGAGGAGGACTTATACTGTGGTGTTACAGGAACATATTCTTTTGTCTAAACATGGTACATCATCAACAACCCAAAGGTTGAAATGCAGGCATGGTATAGCCATAAAAACAGCTATGCTGATAAAGCTATGTTctggggaataaaaaaaaatgggaaaaaagtccTAGAAGGAGGATCCTTTTGAGGTCTGCCTTGCTGCAGAGGGAcataaacagaggaaaaaattgtCATGATCGGTGCTTAACATTGATAAATCACTTCATGGAGGTTGTAACATTTAGGCCATGTTATCTGaactctaaaatattttaagaggtCTAATGTAACAGCAGAATAAGCAGTTCCCAGCTGCCACCTCGTGTAGTGAATGTGAAATAGCACCTTTCCCATTACTTGAAATAGGCTTAGCTAAGGCCACATTGGGAAACTTGGAACAATACATCATCTCATGAATCTTCAGTTTCCCATGTTTCAATTCATGGGGAATAACAACAGAAACTTTTCATTGTATGTATATTTTCTAGTGCATGGTAATAGTTAATGCAACTACAGTTGAAATTTTAATGTAGCAGTTTTCTTCTGGATACACCCTTACATTACTGCAAAGTTGCACTTTGCTTCCATAAATATTAATCAAGACAGAATAGTGAAAGCTAAACATGAATAATGGAATTTATTTTACCTGtactttttcttcagaattcaGTGAATACTGAAAGTTTGGAAAGGTCTGTCTCTCCTGAATCTAATATTTTCCAATTTGAATCACACAATTATGTTGAAAGCGTTCATCTCATAAAATGCTGCAGTGTGTTTAGCTGTAAAGAAATCTAAAAACTGCATGTTTTTTCCATCAATTGAAGAGGTTGGATTACTGTGCCAGTCCATTACAGACAACATGGCTCATTTCTCCTTCTTGAATTGATGGGAGTCCTATTCTATTTGCAATAACTGGCAGAGTCTGGAAACTGAACACACCAGATTCCACTCTTGTTTCAGTGCAGGAGAAATACTGATAGAAAATACATTATACTAAATATATGAGATACACATTATATTAAAAATGGAAGCTTCTACctggttaaaaacaaaaaaaaagacaggtcTGCTGGCTTTTCCATGGATGGGAATTTCTGCAACTTCAAAGCAATAAGAACATCTATTTACATCAAAGAAAACATCTAtttacatgaaagaaaaaaatgtacacTCTGTACAGTTTTTGGTGATACTGAGAATGACAGGGTGGGAGTGAACAAATGCATACTTTATAGGAGTGTTGATAGGAGTTATTTTGGGTCTGGAAATACAGCATCTCTTTGAAGGTTCAAATCCTCAGCTGATAGTAAGTGCTGCTAGTGTGACATGCTTAATTTTTAGAAGTAGAAAGCCAAGGTAAAACAGGCACAAGAAAAAGCACCTTTAACTGTTCTAGGtgaatatatattttgaaaCAAAGAGAAGGATGTGGTTCTTTTCTGAGAAAGTTGTATTCAGCCTTCTCTGCCCTGGCTATGATTCAGTCACTTAGCTGAGCACGTGTTTTAGGCCCCCATCTATatattttcattagaaaatttgttttttatttcaagaataGTTTTCTTGGCTTTTGAGGGAAGAGTACACACACCCTGCACTTCCAGACAATAAGTATCTATCAGCCTTCAGGAAGAAAGTAAATTGGGCAGAGGTAGCTGTTTTGCGGTTGCTAATAATTCCAGGAGTATGTTATGACATAAGCTATCAAATTCCAAAGGCAATGAGTATTCTGGGTATTGGGCAAGTCACATTGCTTAGAGGAAAAAGACTCATGAACCTGTAGTGAGTTTATAAAGCTGGTTTCATCTCCACATCTGAAAGTTCAATATATTTCCAAGCAGTAAGAGTAGCATGAGCTGATGACAATGGGATGGGTAATTTATATACATCTCTATTTAGCATTTATTCCCctccaagaaagaaaaaaacttttttttttcttgttgtttttaaacacaaatagCAGTTTTAAAAACTTACTTGCATATTTTGGAACAAAAGAGTCAAAATAATTACAAGTATGTGCTTTCTGAATAATCCCAAGTTTGAAGGAGGTTAGTTCTACTTTTGGAGGCAGGAAAGCAGCTTTCCCTTTTCCACTAACAAAGCATCAGTTTGATAATTGCTATTAGACTCTTCTCTTGAAAGACAGCCATGAAGATTAATGCCACTTTGGTgggtttctatttttttttaaggcaattCTGCACTGTATTTATTTGAATGCTATGACACGAGAACAGAGAGCTGGCACACAAAGCCCAGCATGCTGACTCAGCGATGCAGCCATGGAATGGTAGAGGCCAATGGGCTCATTTATGTATGCGGAGGGAGCCTGGGGAACAATGTTTCTGGAAGAGTCCTGAATTCCTGTGAAGTTTATGATCCAGCCACAGAAACGTAAGTGTTAAGTCAGGTTGGCTTTAGTCACTTGTGTCTGTGCTAGCTCTGTAAATGATTGAAGTATAGATGACTACAGGAAAAACTCTGGTAAGGAGTTTTTCCTGAATCAGCATTAAGAAATCAGTTCTTTCTAGTTCTGCTTGAAAGATGGTTTTTCTTAAGCAGCTTTcttccatattttattttcctaatgaTTGGTTATACTTACTTTCTATGAACCAGATGGTGATTTGTCCTTTTCTGTTTGATTTATTTCCCCAGGTGGACTGAACTGTGTCCAATGATTGAAGCCAGAAAGAATCATGGGCTGGTGTTTGTAAAGGACAAAATATTTGCTGTGGGTGGACAAAATAGTTTAGGTACTTTAATTCTATTAATTCTCTAGCTGGTCACACATGGTTTCatggacatttttttcttttttggaatGAATTCATTCTACTCTGTTCAGCTGAAAAGCTTTGGGCAGCACCATCAAACATGTCCTGTTCTTGTCACATCTGTGTTGCCTTCTTCCTTTCACATTCCCACTTCACTGTTACCTTACTTTTCAAATTCTTGTACTAATGACAGTCAAGTTCAGATATACACCCCTACTGTAGCCCAGTTAATTAACTGAAACAGTTAATATGGCTAAACCAGGCatctgagaagatttttggtttgtttgttttttatttggggTATGTGGGTTATTTTTAGTTATTCAtgtgttttcagaaattttaGCATTCTTTTGAGAGACAGGTAAAGGTGTAGCCACGATTTTAGGAACTTCAGTCTCAGACTAAATATAGTCTGGTATTGTAAAATGGTGAAAATGTGAGACCTCTTTTGAGTGCTTTAGCTTTGAAATACAATTTACTGTCATGGCCAGGTCAATTATGATCTGCCTGTTTCCTTGTCTTTAAAACTAGAAGAAGAATACTTTGCaagaagaatttaattttagttGCACAGGGTTTGTGAAAtgcttttcaaaatggaaaattctcATTAATGAGGTTTTTTAATCACTATTCATGGTACGTGGAATGCTTTATTTCAGATGAATTCTATTTTAGAATATAGCTTGATTTTTGATTGGCTATGGAAACTATTCCATCATGATTGATTCTTAATGCAAAAGTAAGAGATACATTTATTGCACAAACATTTTATCAATCCGTAATCTGCCATCTTGCAAAATATACATGTATTCACTGAATGCTCCTCTTAGAAGTGTTAAAAATTGTTCTTACtggaataaaatgaagaaaagttgTCTGGGGTGAAAAACTCTTACCTATTAATATATGATAGATTTCTTAATCTCTCAGATATAATAATTCAGTACTGGAAGTGAAAATTGAGTTAAATAGGGACAACAGGATGCATATAGCTATTGTCAAGTGTAATTACTACCATATTTCCTGAAGAAGCAAATCTTAGTCACAAAATCTACTCATCTCTAATAACTTTTGGTTCCTTTCGCCCTTTTCAAAGGGACTTAGGCTTCTAGACTTTGATGATTTTAATATCATCATGATGAGAGACCTCCTCCATCAGTAAATGGCCAGTTTTACTAAAAGCACCCATTAGCCCTCTAGAATGAAATGCTATTGCTATAGGAAAGTTTCAGGTAATTCTTCACTTTTAGTCACTAGCTCCAAATCCACCAGAAATTCAACATAAGGAGTTCTTCTGTTCGTGAAATAACGTGTTGGAATCTCTAGAAAGCATCTAGTGTGAATTTGTTAGAGTACATCTTACTTTCTATCTCCTTTTCACTTTGCTCGTGTTTTGTATTTATACAAGGATAAGCTGCTAGTTTAGAAACTGGGGTATATTTTcagatttgcttttttttaagtgtAGGGTTTTTGAAACCgtgaaaataaaagatttaaGATTGCATGCTCTAGTGCAGTCCATACAGTGCAACATAATCAGTTATCTATCTCATTGCTTTGTAGGTGGCCTTGATAATGTAGAATATTACGATATCAAGATGAATGAATGGAAGATGGTGTCTCCAATGCCATGGAAAGGTGTAACAGTGAAGTGCGCTGCGGTGGGATCTATAGTCTATGTCCTGGCTGGTTTTCAGGGTGTTGGTCGCTTAGGGCACATTCTTGAATATAACACTGAAACAGACAAGTGGATAGCCAACTCCAAAGTCCGTGCTTTTCCAGTGACGAGTTGTTTAATCTGTGTTGTAGACACTTGTGGGGCAAATGAAGAAACTCTAGAGATCTGAAGACTGTAGGAGATGCCAAGGCGTTCTTCAAGGACTTGGGAAAAGATGGTTATTGGTGGTTTGCTTCCATGTTTTACTGAATCATGTTAAATTTAgtaacaggaaaagaaatgagatGCAGTCTTTCAATTTGTATATACAGCATATTATATAATGTGGATTTTGTCATGCCCATTTTCTTACCTGTTTTAAAGAGATGGGGATGTGTTTTGAGAATCCACTTACATAGGTGATATCACATGGCATCTTCCTTTAAAAGGACTGTGGGTGTGGCCTTGTCAAACAGAAACTCAGTCCAAATATTTAGAATGCCTCTAAAGCATTTGATGAAGAAAAAATTTCTGGTTAAATGACACTTTACCAAGATCAGTTGCAGAGACACTTCCTGTAATGAAGGTGAGTAAATACAGCTTGGCTTATTGAGAAAGAGGAACAacaattttttctccttcataCCTACCTGCAGAAATCTTACTGGGataaaatgaagatattttctCAGGAAAGACCAAGGACTGCTGTCTAATAAAGATTCCCAAGGTTTTAGCAGCTCTCTAGATCATGATAACTGCCCTCTTCCGTGAGTTTCTTCCATCATTTGCATGACTGCTTATCAATTCTTTAAGGTTGGAGAGGCCATACATAGAAATTAGAGGAACACTTTAATGGTCTCATTGGCATTTTATGGAGCTTTCTCAAAAAgactttttgattttattttttttattacactgAGGTAGGGAATGTGGGGCAAGTCGACGAGAATTGTGCACTATAATTAGCAAGTTGGAAACTTGGAAAGAATTTTCAATCTATCTTCCCAGGCATCAGACTGTAGATGCCAAACCATTAGCAAACATGGGAACAGGAATAATGAGAAAAGCAAAGTCAATACAACAGATATAttgattttcttcttgaaaatgactgtttttaaaatggcaTGAACCAAGTAATTAAAGATACTTTACAGAAGTCTTCAGAAGTTGCGCATGGTTATTCATCTCTGGTTAAGAAGCACAGAATTTTGTAAATGCTTCCAGCCCACATGATGGTAAATTTCGTCATGCAGCCTCCAAGTCCAACCTCTCAAGCTCTGGGTGTCATCGATGTGGTGTGCATCTTCCCAGTTCTGGAAAACGATACATATGATATCTGTCCTGCTCCCGTGCTAGTTTATTCATAGCTGCATCATAGTTACATCACCTCTCTTCTAACCTGCTGGTTTTTTCAGGTCTGTTTCTATGAGACTAGTGAATTAACTTCAAAAGTTGGTGCTTGCCTACCTCTACCTCGCTGGTGCTGTGGATGTTTAGTCTGTTTTAGTTCTGAAGTTCCTCCAGCTTCTCCTAAGTAAATCCTGGTTTTTCAAAGTCAGTGCTTCTTTGTAGGCTTGTTCCTCATTTCCTTCCTCATTCTGACAACTCTGCCTGTACAGACAGGACTAGATGTACTCACGGCCTCCATTGTGGTTCCTGCAACTCCGTTCTTTATTCAGCAGTAAGTGAAGGGCatgctacttttttttctgtttttccttttcttttcagtcGTATCCATGAAACGCGTTCCTGGTGTCTCCACTCCTTGATTCCGAACTACTGGAATCCTGGGGGCAACCGTGTGCTTTTTAGACTGGACAGGCTCTTTTATCTGTTTTGCATCCGCTTTTAAACTCGAGGCCGCCGTTTTCCTGAGGAGTGAATAATAGTCCCCGGCACGCTGGGCGGCGGCAGCAATAGGCGGACGCGCTCGTCCTTCGGCTCTGCGGGGCTACGGCCGCCTCGGGGACCGGCGCCGGGAGGAGCGTCCCCGCGCTCCGGGCACCCGCACCTCCGGGCCAGGAGCCCCGAGCGCGGTGGGGCGGGCGGGCTGGAcgcgggggctgcgggcggcTCCCGGAGCTGCCCCGCTGCGGCCGCTGCCCGCGGGAGCTCCGCAGCAGAGCGGGCCCGGCGGGTCTCGGCCACGGCTGTCGGCGGCAGCCTCTGGTCCGGCACTCGCAGGGTTGAGCTCTGGCCAAGGGACTGCGGGATGGGCCACGAGGCCGTGGGAAACCAGCTCGGGGATCTTTGCTGCCAGGAGCAGCGTGCAGCAGCTGCGTGTTGTTTCCATTCTCACCGGCTTCGGTGTTGGGGAGCTTTGGAAGGCGAGGGATTAACGGAGAGCTGAAGGCTGCAGTTGCTTGTCTTTATTCCCATTTTGAGAGACCGTGTTTGCCAATTCATTTGAGGTGTTTACACCCCTGAAGTTCTCTTATGAATCTTTCCTGTGTCCGACTGTAACTGTTTCAAGACAGACAAGACAATGTAGCAAGGTCCATGTCTTTGTAGCTATGCAGAGTGGTTAGAAGTATTAATCTGTTTTCTTGgaagtttttgctttttcctttccttgcaggCTTTTCAGATGTCTTTTCAGAAGAACTGCATCTGGAGCACTATGACAGCAAACAATATATTTGGGAAATATGTAAGCAGTTTAACAGTGACTCATGGGGACAGTCTTTGGGATAAGACTTACTAGCAATCTGCAGGTGGCAACTCTTGACCTATTTATCTCACAACTCTAGGAGATGATCAGAATGCCAAAATGTCCTTCAATTCCTGTGCACCAAAGAGAATGCCAAAATTGCAGCTGGTCTATATGATCTACCTTAACATGACCTTTTTGTCTGAGATCTCTGGCTCAGACTTTCCAATCTGATATTGCTCTTTATGTAAAGACATAAAAAACTGATAAAAGGGTAATAGGAAGATTATTTAAAGGAATCTTGTATTATTAACaaaaatgcaatattttcaACTCGAAgtagaaggaaagcaaaattctGATGGATTAGTGAAGCTTCTTTTCTGATTCAAAATACCTTTGTTTGGTTCAGTTGAGAGaccaattttcttcttttttttttttttcaaaatcttctCCAATAATAAAGATATgcacttttttctctctctcttttcagaCAGATGCTATTGAACTGTTAGCAGAACAGTGGGAAAATTATTGGTTGATTCAGTGGAAAGCTTCAATAGCAGTAGCAAAAACCAGCTTTGGTAAGTGTTCACAAATGGCAACATGTCTCTGTGcctgatgtaatttttttatgaagTAATTTACACGGATGTTTCTTACAAAGACCTCAGAGCTGGGGTAATTGTGATGTGCCACCTGGGCATCTTCTCTGAGTCCTGAAATGAGTGAATTGCAGGTGGTATAATAAACCCCTTCAgttaactgggaaaaaaatgtatagCTATGGTTCCATGTTAGCGAGGCAGCAGCTGATCCCAGCTTTGGAACACTCTCATTGCAAGCCACATGAAAGCAACCGGAGCTTAAGTTTGGGATCTGGTCATGTGCATGAGCAGGAAGAGGCCAATCCCCACTGCACCTTTTTTcccatgtgctgctgctggtgttgacTCTCCCAAGACAGAAtcagcagcctggagcagaaTTGCTCTCCAAGAGACCTCAGGATAAATGGAGCATTTGGCCAATGCCAGAAATGAGAGATAGGTGGGAGAGAAGCCCTTTGGGTAACACTGGAAGATAGAAATGAGTCATTGGTCCGGGGCAGGTATCAAACACTTGTGTAGGAGATGGGTTTTCAGAAGCAAAGAGTTCAAGCCCCTGTGAAATAAATAATCAGGGAGACAGAGGAAGTGGCTCTATTTGAGTGCAGTGTGCATGAAGTGCAGTAAAGGTTGAGTGATACGATGCCAGCCCTTGGTCTGCTCAGTGCTGAAGGTGGACAAGCAGGATTTGGGCTTTACCACGGGAGATGGGATGTGCCAGGGAGACAGAAGAGAGTGAGTCAAAGCTGTGCCCTAAATGCAGTTACTGAGCACAAGTTGGAATAGGAAGAGGTGAGAAAGAGAGCTCCCAGAGATGATCAGGTCAGTGACTGAGAGGCAAAAATGGATCAGTTGGGACAGATTTGCATTTCTGGAGGGTTTTACAGAGAAGAGCATTTGTGGCCTTAGAGCACTTAAAGCACTGCAAGAGCAGGCAGTTGCGAGGAGTGATCACTGTCCAGCACGGTCTGAGTCTGATTCAGTAGGACTGGGCAGctctattttcctttcaaatagTTAAATAGAGAGAGAGCTCCTTGTTTTGGAGTCTAGTTTTCTTGtatgtctctggaattttttcagCTCTCTGCTTTCAAGGCCATGGGCACTCAACCTGTACCTGCCTTTGGAATGGGAGGACAGCAAACCTCAAGCTTTGGGCTGTCAAGTAAGTTCCTGTTCTAAGACCCAAAACATTTGAACCTTTTCTGtagtttgctgctgctgcatcttTGAAAAACAGCAGTGGTTTAGTGTCCCTGGGGTAAGCCATTCTGATATATTTTGTAAATTCTCTACTTGCAGGCTttcctgtgagcagcagcagcagtaccagtGCCAGCAGTTTCTCCTTTAAAACCGGTTCCAACCTCACAAATTCAGCATCatctgggagcagccctgctgctgggagttctcctgctgctgcaaatCCTCCTGCATTTGGGACAGCATCCTCTCCTAGTGCACCCCAATCCGTCGGCTTTGGCAGCCCGGCCGCTCCATCCgcagcctccttctcctttAAAACAGCTGCCACAGCTGGTGGCTTTGGGACTTCTGGCTTTTCAGGCTTTGGCAGCGCTTCTGCTGTGAACTCTGCAAGCACCACTCCGCTCCCAGCCTTTGGAGCCTTCAGTGCCACCATAGGCACTTCTGCCTCGCCTTTGAGCGGTGCTTTATTTGGACAGAGCGCCAGTGCCTCTGGAcatgctgtcacctcagcctctgctgcaggcagcagctccagccctgcctcagaGAAGTTATTCACACCCAAGAGCGAGTTATCAGCTGAAGAGTGGCAACAGTTTGAAGCAAAGGAGTTCACAATTGGAAAGATTCCTCTTAAGCCACCACCATTAGaacttttaaatgctttcaaccttttaagttttttctgaaatgttgttaatttttatttcctttgtcaattctcttctgcagaaataaatgtaCAAGTATAAACTTTTGAATGTTAATTTGGGACAGACTTTTTACATCTGAGATATGAACTGTTGAAACTAAAATGGAACATTTCCTTCTATATGCTGTCCTGTGAACTTCTGTGCAAAGACTGTGTGAAAAATATGGTGTCAAAAGAGAGAATGTTGCACTGACGTATTTAAAATCTACCCTTTGATCAATTTATTGTCTCCAAATGCACGCTCCATGACTTGTAGGACTGGCCACTAcagcttttttccccattgctCCAACAATTGGTATTGTAACTTTATTGGTGAGCCCATTGGTGATAGTTATAACTGAATGTGTGCCTTTGCTGTCTATCAAAAATCTGTTGCTTTATTCCCCAGCTTTACTGAAACATGAACTGTGAGGGATGCCTCCACACTTTCCTCCAGTCCCCTTCACTCCTTATCGAAATCATCCAGCATCCTAATGTTTGTATCTTTAAGTTGACCATTCCTGTCCATAAATGGCATGTGGATTCAGGTCAAAAGGAGGGGCCATTTCTGACCCCTCAACCCCTGCTTATCTTTTTGCCTTCTCTAATACCATTCTCTTTTCATACACATTAAAAAGGGGTTCAATATAGCCTGCATATCAAACCGGTTAGGATGATGAGTCAGCACGATAGTTTCCAAAAGCTGATACATTCCTTCAGGTTTCTCTCATTATGAACAAACAGAtcatttccaattaaaaaaaaatcaaaaggagAACAAGGAAcatgtccagaaaaaaaacGGCTGTTGCTCTGCACCCACCCAAGTGGTTTGTCTTACCACTGGCTGGGTATGTCTCTGAGTACAGGCCACAACAAGACTAAAATCCTCACTTCCTGTGTTCTCTTTATTTTGATCTGTATCCTCTTTATCCACCCTGCTGTTATAGGAGTGTGGAATGAAGGGAACTAACATTTGCACATAAACCCTCATCCCATTTTCCAACATCCACTGTAAGATAATATTAATCTGCAATTACACATTTTCCCCCTACTTCAATTTTTAAAGTGGCCACCAGTGATGACAATATCTCTTAATTTCATCTTTAGTCACTGGATCTCCCCTAAATATATTCTGGTTTTTTGGGATGCATCCTAGACACCTGTGGGGAGGAACTGTTAAATTTATATTAAgtttaataatataattaatataataattaatttaataatattcaAGATCCCAAATTCCTATACCCTTAGGTCCAGACCTTCAGTATTTACAAGACCCCAGTCCCCCTGATTGGTTACACTGCTAAACATATACCATTTGAAAGAGGAACACTAGTGCACCTACCAATCTAAGAATTCTGTTCCCCTTTTGGCACTTTCTTGACTCTCTCTACGGCACCTTTGAGTTGCTCACCACCATGGTACTGGAGAGGATTTGATGGAGTTCATGATCAGCTGGTCAGTAGATGCATGTACATGTACAGTCTCATCCAATTCTCCATTGCCAGAGGAAGCAAAATGGTCTAGTCAAGGCTTTTGTCCACCCCAACTGGATACCCAGAACTCCTAAATATGGATTCTATTGGGTGCAAGAAGCAGATTTGCACACCGAGTAGAgttcatagaatatcctgagttggaagggacccacaaggatcatgaagtccagctcctggctttgtacaggaccatccccaagagCCATACCATGTGCCTGAATTCTCTCAggttggtgctgtgaccacttccctggggagcttttctacagtgcccaaccaccctccaggtgaagaacctttttctaatatccaacctaagcCCCCTGACACCACATCATGCCATTCCCTCAGGTGTTGGTCACCAGTGAGAGGAGATCAGTGCCTACCCCTCCACTTCCTGCGATGTTGCAGACTGCAACTCAGTCtcatcttctccaggctgagcagaccaAGTGTTCCTCACACAGCTTCTCCTCAAGGCCCTTGATCTTCATTGCcttcctttggatgctctctaacAGCTTTATATCCTTCTTGTACTGAGGTGctcaaaactgcccccagcagtggaggtg
It encodes the following:
- the LOC131575297 gene encoding uncharacterized protein LOC131575297 isoform X2, encoding MSFQKNCIWSTMTANNIFGKYTDAIELLAEQWENYWLIQWKASIAVAKTSFALCFQGHGHSTCTCLWNGRTANLKLWAVKLSCEQQQQYQCQQFLL
- the LOC131575297 gene encoding nucleoporin NUP42-like isoform X1, with translation MGTQPVPAFGMGGQQTSSFGLSSFPVSSSSSTSASSFSFKTGSNLTNSASSGSSPAAGSSPAAANPPAFGTASSPSAPQSVGFGSPAAPSAASFSFKTAATAGGFGTSGFSGFGSASAVNSASTTPLPAFGAFSATIGTSASPLSGALFGQSASASGHAVTSASAAGSSSSPASEKLFTPKSELSAEEWQQFEAKEFTIGKIPLKPPPLELLNAFNLLSFF